In Methanocaldococcus lauensis, a single genomic region encodes these proteins:
- a CDS encoding thymidylate synthase: MYIKKPSVALAYECLVKEILKNGKVIITEDGQRCKEILNVLVEITNPKLKTISSKYPFGKKAIESYTKQLLYGSESEGEFVYNYYERIREYPSYDKKLKNDQIDYVIKKLNSNPTSRRCVISLWNPFIDQKVKDVPCLNHITFTKRENNLYMTVVFRSNDILLAFHSNALGLIKLGELVAEKTNSELKRYTHFIVNAHIYIDRDKTEIEKYFPECLKYI; this comes from the coding sequence ATGTATATTAAAAAACCTTCAGTTGCCTTAGCATACGAATGTTTAGTTAAAGAAATATTAAAAAATGGGAAAGTAATAATAACGGAGGATGGGCAGAGATGCAAGGAGATATTAAATGTTTTAGTTGAAATAACCAATCCAAAATTAAAAACAATAAGTAGTAAATATCCATTTGGAAAAAAGGCAATCGAAAGTTATACTAAACAGTTATTATACGGTTCTGAAAGTGAAGGAGAATTCGTTTATAACTATTACGAGAGGATTAGAGAATATCCAAGTTACGATAAAAAATTAAAAAATGACCAAATTGACTATGTTATAAAAAAACTTAATAGTAATCCAACATCAAGAAGATGCGTTATATCCTTATGGAATCCATTTATTGACCAAAAAGTTAAAGATGTTCCTTGCTTAAACCATATCACTTTCACTAAAAGAGAAAATAATCTATATATGACCGTGGTTTTTAGAAGTAATGATATATTATTAGCCTTTCACTCAAATGCTTTAGGATTAATAAAATTAGGGGAACTTGTTGCTGAAAAAACTAATTCAGAATTGAAAAGATATACCCATTTTATAGTTAATGCCCACATCTACATAGATAGAGATAAAACTGAGATTGAAAAATACTTTCCAGAATGTTTGAAATATATTTAA